The nucleotide sequence cagaaaccaaaTCCAAGGGTTTAAATAAAGGAAGGACATTTATTGGTTTACATAACTGAAAAGTCCAGAGGTAGATTTTTCAACTGTGCTTCAGGTATGGCTGAATCCAGGTGCTCAAAGAGCCTTGTCAGGATTCTGCCCCTCTCTATCTCCTGGCCTGGCTTTCCTCTAGGTGAGCTTCATTGTCAGGATTGCTCTCTTCAGAAGGCGGCAAAGATGACTACCATAGTTTTCATCTAGCAGCCGCCCTGCTTAGCCACTCGGTAGACAGGATGTTTCTTTCCTGGCAATTCCCAGAAAAGTCCTGGCCTCGTTGCTGAAACTCCCCAGGTCATGTGCGTGTCCTTAGACCCGTCACTGTTACTAGGGGGATGGAACATTGATTGGCAAGCCTTGGTCATCTGCCCAACTCCTGGGGCTAAGAGGAAGGTTAGCCACATGGAAACTCCCAGACTGGAAGTGGAGAACCCAAAGGAACAGGACTGCTCAACGCTGGGAAGGCAAGGCCAGAATTTCCCAAGAAAGCTGGAAAACCTCCCGACTGAGCCACTCCCACAGTGCCCCGACCGAGGGGCTGGACGCTGCAAGCCCTGGAGAGGACCACTTCCCTGCTCTGTTTTCCCCGCTGTCTCCCAGGGGGTCCCAGTATGGCTGAATCATAATAACAACTAATGTCTATACTGCATTTATTCTGTGCCATTCCCATTCTGAGTGTTTCTACACGTATGAACTCACTCATTTGATCACTACAAGAAATAccattgttggccgggcgcggtggctcatgcctgtaatcccagcactttgggaggccgaggcgggcggaccacaaggtcaagagatcgagaccatcctggccaacatggtgaaaccccatctcaacacacaaaaaattagctgggtatggtggcgtatgcctgtaattccagctactcaggaggctgagacgggagaatcgcttgaacccgggagagggaggttgcagtgagccgagatcacaccactgacctccagcctgggcaacagagtgagacgccgtctcaaaaaaataaaataaaataaagaagtactgttgttattcccattttacagatgaggaaactgaggcacagggggATTGAATAACTTACCCTAAATCCCACAGTAAGTAGTGGACCTGGGATTTAGACCCAGACTGTTAGGCATTGAAGAGTATATTCTCAGCCTTCGTGCTCTGCTGGGACCTCTGGAAGGAGAGGCACCCTGGGAAGGACTGGGGTCTGAGAGGCTTGGCCTCCAGGACCCAGCAAACTCTGTTCTTGGAAAAGGATTGGAAAGAGTATTTGaattagcatttttctttctttctctctctctttctttttttttttttaaacagagttttgctcttgttgcccaggctggagtgcaatggtgcaatctcagctcaccgcaacctccggctcctgggttcaagcgattctcctgcctcagcctcccaagtagctgggattacaggcgcccgacaccaggccaagctactttttgtatttttagtagagacagggtttcaccatgttggccaagctggtctcaaacttctgacctaaggggatccacccacctcgacctcccaaagtgctgggatgacatgcCCGGCCAGAATTAGCATTTCCATAGCGAAAGCACCGTGGCACTTCAGGCCCAGGCCAGCAGGGGGAGGCACGGGAGGTTGTCCTGCCTTTAGCCCAAGCCAGGTGCTTTAGGAGCAGATGGTGGTTCAGAGGCACACCTGGGGAGGGCACGGGAAAGGATGTGACGGGTCCAGCTGATGCCAGAACCACAGCTCCCCCTCCGTCCCCCGCTCTGTCCCCTACCCGCACAGGTGGGTGTTCCTCTACGAGAAGGGCTACCAGACCTCGAGCGGCCTCATCAGCAGTGTGTCTGTGAAACTCAAGGGCCTGGCCGTGACCCAGCTCCCTGGCCTCGGCCCCCAGGTCTGGGACGTGGCTGACTACGTCTTCCCAGCCCAGGTGAGCTGACTCAGGGCTGCGCCTTCCCCTCACAGGGCCTGTCTCAGAGCTGGGTGGGACCAGCCCAGCTCCTCTTTCTCTCTGGACCTCTGCCGGGCAAAGGCAGCCCTGGTGATATCACCCCATGTGGGTGGCAGGGGGTGTGGTGGCTGCTGCGTGTCCTGTGGGCTCTAGGGTCCTGCTGGGGCAGCGTTGGGGCCCTTGAGGCTGTTCTCCCAGCCCACCctgccctccccctgcccctcttCTAGGGGGACAATTCCTTCGTGGTCATGACCAATTTCATCGTGACCCCAAAGCAGACTCAAGGCTACTGTGCAGAGGTGAGAACTTCTGCCCGCCAGCCCCGTTCTCGGACTCACGGGGGAAAATGACCTGCAGACAGTCTCCATGGGCACTGAGAGGATGCCAGAGAGCCTTCCTGCAGGGGCCACGGTGATGCAAACTCGGGCATATATTCACACACAGTAACTGTCAACCCTTGCAGAGCTAAGCCTTCCCGCCCAGCATACAGCGTACCAGGCAGGGTGCCGAGACTGTGCCCACCCCCACCGCCCAGCTGACATTGACAGTAGGCGGCTGGGCATGAGCCCGGCGGGGGGGGGCCTCGGCAGAGCAGTGTTGGGGGGAAACGGGGGAAGGAGGCTGTGAGCAGGTGTCACTCCAGAGAGGTCTGAGACTCTGCCCCACGCTCTCCCTAGGGTCCTGGGGGCGGGAGGGGCTCTTCTCAGGACCCCACCCAAGGGGCCTGTGGCCAGCAGCTTTCGCCTCCCCCAGCACCCAGAAGGGGGCATATGCAAGGATGACAGTGGCTGTACCCCTGGGAAGGCCAAGAGGAAGGCCCAAGGTAAGGGGTCAGCCTCCTCCTGTCCCTCCACAGTCCCCCGGCTGCAGGCCCTGGCGTCCTGCAGGCCCAGCTTGGTGCTGACCTGCCTCTCCCCACACCGCTGAGGCGGGTTCCGGGAGGGACTCCCTCCAGCCCTCTCTCCTCCCCGCCCAGGCTTGGCCTGCCCGTCCCGGACCCAGCCACGTGTCTGTCCTCGGCTCCTTTGCTCGAGTGGCCCGTCACTGGGGGCTCCTGGGGAAGGGGCCTGGGGCAGCCTCCTCTACACCCCAGTTTAGTGCAGGCACCCAGGGGTTTCTCTCTGGCTCCAGGCATCCGCACGGGCAAGTGTGTGGCCTTCAACGACACCTTGAAGACGTGTGAGATCTTTGGCTGGTGCCCGGTGGAGGTGGATGATGACATCCCGCGGTAACAGTCTGACCTTCCGGGGAGCTAAGAACAGGGTCCCAGGCCAGACAGAGGGGGGCCTGGGTCTAGAAAGGATCTTGACCCCTTTTTCTGACCCCACCGTCACCCCATCCGCACAACCTAGGCCAAAGACTCCCCTGGGTCCCGGCCACCTTAGAGCACACCCACCCCTCCGCCGGCCCAGGGCTGCAGGCGGGTCCCGGAGGCTCGGCCCACCCCCTGCTATGCCAAGCTCTGTGTGGGACACACAGGGGGCCTCCTGGGGAGGGGCGGTGAGTGAGTGTGGTGTCCTCCAGCCCTGCCCTTCTTCGAGAGGCCGAGAACTTCACTCTTTTCATCAAGAACAGCATCAGCTTCCCACGCTTCAAGGTCAACAGGTGCGTGAGAAACTAGGGCAGAAATGCAGGTGGCTGGCCGAGGCTGCTCCGGGAGCTGTCCAcagtctctgtctccctccatcTCCATTCCTGCTGGCATGGAAGGAATCAAAGGGGCATTGCGGAGCCTGTGAGGGGTCCCCAGGCTTTGGGGCGTGGCGCGCACCCTCCCGGATGACACACAGCTGCTGTCAACACCTTCCACCCCCATAGGCGCAACTTGGTGGAAGAGGTGAATGCCGCTTACATGAAGACCTGCCTCTATCACAAGACCCTGCACCCCCTGTGCCCAGTCTTCCAGCTTGGCTACGTGGTGCAAGAGTCAGGCCAGAACTTCAGCAGCCTGGCTGAGAAGGTATGGGGCATGGTGCCAGGCAGGTGGGGAGGGCTGGGCCGCAGGATCCTGATAACGGCATTTTAGGCCCAGTGCATCCTCCCAAGTCTCCTTGGTGAGGGCTGAGTATATTATGGGTCTGTCCCCCGATACTGGGGCCCCCTGAAGGTCAGATCCATGTCTTCAGCGGGTCCTGGCATGGAACTGGCACAAAGGAGGTGTCCAGAATGAACGGATGTGGGCAAACCTTGTCATCTGGATGTTTATTGATgtcctgcttaaaaaaaaaaaaaaaaaactagataaaaGCAGCTTGGTCAGGtacggtgggtcatgcctataatacccacagaggcgggtggatcacttgaggccaggaattcgagaccagtctggccaacatggtgaaacctccttctctaccaaatatacaaaaatctctactaaaaatacaaaaattagctgggcatggtgacgcacgcctgtaatcccagctactagggaggctgaggcaggagaatcacttgaacccgggaggcggaggttgcagtgagccaagattgcaccactgcactccagcctgggcaatggagcaagactccatctccaaaagcaaaaaaaaaacaaaaacaaaaattggccgggcgcagtggctcgcagtggctcacgcctgtaatcccagcactttgggaggccaaggtgggcggatcacctgaggtcaggagttcgagaccagcctgaccaatatggtgaaaccccatctctactaaaatacaaaaaaaaaaaaaaaaatagccaggtgtgtggtggcgggcacctgtaatcccagctacttgggagactgaggcacaaggatcacttgaaccctggaagtggaggttgtagtgagccaagatggtgccactgcactccagcctgggcaacaacatgagactctgtctcaaaaaataattaatggcctggcgtggtggctcacgcctgtaatcctagcactttgggaggccaaggtcagatcacctgaggtcaggagttcgagaccagcctgaccaacatggtaaaaccccatctctactaaaaatacaaaaaaattagccaggcgttgtggcatgtgcctataatcccagctactcgggagtctgagacaggagaatcgcttaaacctgggagacagaggttgcagtgagctgagatcatgccactgcactccagcctgggtgacagagcaagactctgtccaaaaaaaaaaaaatacaaaaagtatctgggtgtggtggcaggcacctgtaatcccagctactcaggaggctgatgcaggagagtcgcttgaacccaggaggtggaggttgcagtgagtcgagatcacgccactgcactgtagcctgggcgacagagcgactccatctcaaaaaacaaacaaacaaaaaaaagcagcttgAATCCTATAGCCTATGGCCCTGAGAAATCCTGTGCCCTGGGATCCTCACAGTCACCTGGGATTCCGGAGAAGCGGTCCCTACGAGCACAGAACTATctgactgggttcaaatcccagctctgccccaaATGAGCAGTATGAACTCAGACAAGTCTCTTCACTTCAGTGGGTCTGAGTTTTTGGACCCACCAAGCGGGGAGCAATAATGGTGCCAGTCTCGTGGAGTCGTCCCGAGGGTCAAGTGAGTTGACGCGGTGTGCCTGGCGTGCCTCGCTGCCTGGCACGTGGGAAGTCTATACACCTGTCAGCACGTGTTCCTTATTAGTCCTGCTCTCGCAGTTGCCTATTCAGGAACTAAATCAATCCCTTTTCTGTGATGTTACCAAAATAACCCACTCACGACACATTTGTCTGTCTACAAgggaggtcagcaaacttttctttCGAGGGCCAGAGAGGAACTATTTTCAGCTTTGCCGGCTATATGGGCTCTGTGCCAACTACCCAAGTCTGCTGTGGAAGGGCAAGGGCAGCCACAGACAAGATGCGAACAATGAACCTGGCCATGATCCGGCCCATGGGCCTCAGGTTCCTGACCCCTGGAGGGGGTTCACACCAGAGCAACACATGTGCTGAATGTTAGACCTCCGTGTTCTAAAAACCTCCCTGCcatcagggccgggcgtggtggctcacgcctgtaatctcagcactttgggagaccgaggcgggcagatcacgaggtcaggagattgagaccatcccggctaacacggtgaaaccccatctctacttaaaatacaaaaaattagccgggcgtgatggcgtgtgcctttaatcccagctactcaggaggctgaggcaggagagtcgcttgaacctgggaggcagaggttgcagtgagctgagatcgcactactacactccagcctgggcgacagagcaagactctgtctcaaaaaaaggaaggaaggaaggaaggaaggaaggaaggaaggaaggaaggaaggaaggaaggaaggagggagggaggagggagggggagggagggagggagggagggaggaaggagggaggaaggaagggaggaaggagggaaggaggggagggagggagggagggagggagggaaggaaggaaggaaggaaggaaggaaggaaggaaggaaggaaggaggaaggagggagggaggggggagggagggggagggagggggagggagggagggagggagggaggggagggaggggggagggagggaggggagggaaggaaggaaggaaggaaggaaggaggaaggaaggagggaaggaggagggaaggaggaggaaggagggaggaaggagggaaggagggagggagggggggggagggagggagggagggagggagggagggaggggggggggggggagggaggggggagggagggaaggagggggaaggaggggggagggggggggagggggaaggaaggaaggaaggaaggaaggaaggaaggaaggaaggaaggaaggaaggaaggaaggaaggaaggaaggaaggagggtctCCCTGCCATCTTCAGCTGGGAACTTCTCAGTACTAGGCTCCTGCCAAGTTGCCCAGCTCCCTGCCCTCTTCTCTGACCACCTTCCAGCTCTTCTGTTGCTCAGCCCATCTCCACCTGTTACTTGCCTCGCCCAGAGGAGCTTCgctttctcaaatgttttcttctcagtCCACATCTTTACAGATTCCATCTTTAATTAATGCAGTAACTGCTTGCCTCCCGCACTGTGACCTGTGCCGGGAACTCAGGAGTTGGTGATGAATGAGACAGATAGCTTGGTCCTCCTGGAGCTCAGTCTTGGAGGAGATGGGTTAATACATAATCACACTAAACAAACTTATGATTATAAAGCGAGAAATGTTCCCAAAGGAAACACATAGAGTGAAACAGAAGGGAATAACAAGGACATAGCTGGGCTACAAGAGCAGggcgaaaataaataaataattaataaataaatacaaatgaaatgatCAGAGAGCTGGAGTGTGGAGGGTAATGGGAAGGAAGGCCAGTGAGGGTGGCAGGACCTCTACCCCAAAACAGCTTCTCAGtatcttttcttaaataaaaaatgttcagttttttttttttttttaattgttgttgttgttgatttttttgagacagagttttgctttgttgcccaggctggagtgcaacggcatgatcttggctcataacaacctttgcctctcaggttcaagcaattctcctgcctcagccttccaagtagctgggattacaggtgcccgacaccatgcccagctaatttttgtattttttagtagagacaggtttcaccatgttggtcaggctgatctcaaacttctgatctcaagtgatctgcccacctcagcctcccaaagtgctggcattacaggcgcgagccactgcgcccggctccaAAATGTTCTGTTCTTGAAAGAGTGCTGATACCAGCTCTGAGATggggtttttgcttgtttttgtctttgagacggagtctggctctgttgcccaggctagagtgcagtgacacatcttggctcactgcaacctccgcctctcaggttcaagtgattgtcctaactcagcctcccgagtagctgggattacaggcgtgaaccaacacacctggctaatttttgtatttttagtagagacaggttttcactatatgaaccagactggtcttgaattcctggcctcagatgatccacctgcctcggcctcccaaagtgctgagattacaggtgtgagccaccgtgccgggctgAGATGGGGGTTTTTGATCCCGAAATCCCAGATCTTAACTACGTGTGCCCTTGGCAGGGTGGAGTGGTTGGCATCACCATCGACTGGCACTGTGACCTGGACTGGCACGTACGACACTGCAAACCCATCTATGAGTTCCATGGGCTGTACGAGGAGAAAAATCTCTCCCCAGGCTTCAACTTCAGGTATCTGCCAGGCCCCCAGCAGCACGTTCTTCCTTGTGGTCCTGCGGGCTTTTCCACTCCCAGAACCCTGCAGGCCTGAGAAAGTATCCCCAGCGGGGAGCAGAGGGTCCTGGGCAGCTCCCATTCCGCCTGGGTGGCCATGCAGGAAGCCAGCAGGGAGCAAGATATTGAAGTCTCAGATCCCCTGTCCCTGGGTCTCAGACCCCTCGAGGCCCACCGGCCAGGACTAGCTGGGGAAACTGCTGACATTGGGAGCTGGAGCAATGGCTGCGCACAGCacccacacctgtaatcaaggtatcttgggaggctgaggtgggaggattgctttgagaccaggaatctgaggctgcagtgagttgtgataatactactgcactccagcctgggtgacagaatgagaccccatctcttagaaacaaacaaacaaacaaaaaggagttggggctgggcacggtggctcacacctgtaatcccagcatgttgggaggccaaggcaggcagatcacgaggtcaggagatcgagaccatcctggccaatatggtgaaaccctgtctctactaaaagtacaaaaattagctgggcgtggtggcacgtgcctatagtcccagctactcgggaggctgaggcagaagaatcacttgaacccgggaggcagaggttgcggtgagccgagatcttgccactgcactccattcagcctggtgacagcgcgagactccgtctcacaataaataaataaataaaaataaaaaaggagttgGGGCAAGAGTTGAGTACAGCTTTGCTAGAATGAGGCCTGGGATCCTGCCCGGGTTTGGGGATGGGGCTGTATTCAGAGACCACTAAAGCTCCTGCATCCCTGATGCGCTAAGGACCCCAGACCCAAGACAGTCCCCTGCATCACCCTCCTGCCGCCTGATCCCTTCCCCAAGGTTTGCCAGGCACTTTGTGGAGAACGGGACCAACCACCGTCACCTCTTCAAGGTGTTTGGGATTCGCTTTGACATCCTGGTGGACGGCAAGGTGAGTGTCCAGCATGAGGGTGGTGGCAGCTGAGATGCATTCTCAGCTCCTGTGAGTACCTCTGGGCGTCTACAGTTATAGACGACCGGAGATTGGGTGGGTTCACTCAGCAGTTTTACTTATAATAACAGATGGGGCGTGGGGCATGTCCAGGGCAGGGCTTTGCAACCTGTGGCCATGCCTCCCCCACAGTCTCCCTgggcccagggaggcagagccaaGGTCAAAACCCAAGTCTACTGACCCGCAGCTGGTGGCCCATGTAGAGTCAGAGGGGGCACAGTTCACAGCCGAAGGTGGGAAGTCCCCTTGTCCCAGGTCCGGCCTTTTCCAGCTGGGCCCCTTCCAACGGTTAACCCTTCTCTCCCTGGGTCCTGCCACCAGGCTGGGAAGTTTGACATCATCCCCACGATGACCACCATCGGCTCTGGAATTGGCATCTTTGGGGTGGTAAGCGCTGGGGTCACCGGGTCACCATGCTGGGGTCGGCCCCTCCTCTTCCACAACTCAGTAGCAGCAGCACGTGCCTCACCCTGAAACTTGACCCTACCCGTCTCTCATGTTTGAGCCAGCGGCTGCCCACCCCACCACCCATGGTAGATCTAaaaaaaccaaggcccagagctGGGGCAGGACAGAGTTGGGGTGGAACCATCTTGGTCCCCTGAGGGTCCTGCAGGGCCTCATCCACCCTCCAGGAAACTGGCCTCCAGTGAGGTCGGATCCAGCCGGGGCCACACCGCCAGGGACTGAGGTGGGATGTGGAGGGCCCTGTACCCGCCCCGGATTCCCACACTGTCTCCATGCCCTGCCCTGACCCCAGGCCACAGTTCTCTGTGACCTGCTGCTGCTCCACATCCTGCCCAAGAGACACTACTACAAGCAAAAGAAGTTCAAGTACGCTGAGGACATGGGGCCAGGGGCGGTAAGAGAAGCCCCTGCACCAGGCCCTCCAAAGGCCTCTGGCGCGTGTGtctgtgttggggtggggggtgtgggcAGCTGCTTCCCCAGCGCTGACTTGTATCCCGCAACCCTTGCCCCACACACACAGGATGAGCGTGACCTCGCAGCCACCGGCTCCACCCTGGGCCTGCAGGAGAACATGAGGACATCCTGATGGTCAGCCCGGGACTCCTGACTGGATGCAGCGTGAGGCTCCAGCCTGGGGCCCTGGTGGGTCCCAGCCAGGGCAGAGGGGCCTCCCCAGGAAGTCTCCTACCCTCTCAGCCAGGCAGATAGCAGTTTGCCAGAAGCTCAGGGCGCATACTAGGAGAGACCTGTGCAAATCTGAGCTCTGGCTCCAACTCCACACCCCCTAGTGGAGCCCTACCCCAGCCTCAGCCGCTCCTGGTGGggaagggctggggctgggcagggcccTCCCACACACCTGTACCCTAGCTTTGTGCTTCTCTCTCTGGACCCTCATTATCCAACCCGCTGCCTCCATTTCTCTAGATCTGGGCTCTCCAATGTGGCAGTCAGTAACCATAGGTgactaaattaaactaaaataaaatcaaatgaaacacaaaattcagttcctcagttgaactagccacatttcaactgCTCAGTAGACACacgtggctagtggctgccatacTGGACAGCTCAGGGCATTTTCACCATCGAAGAAAGTTCTATTAGACAGCCCTGCTTGAGTCCTGTTTCTTCCTGGCCTTGGGGTTCCCTGGGGAACTCACTGACAGTGCAAGCTCCTGGGCCCACCGCAGACCTCCTGAACCAAAGGCTCCAGGGCTGGCCATATGATCCGCGTGGATGGCAAACTCCCTAGGCCATTCTGAGACCGAAGTTTAAGAAGTGCTGTCCTGGAACTTTCTAACTCTAAGCTCCTGAGCAGGAGTCAGACTCAGCCCTGAGCCTGCACTGCCTGGCGGGCGCAGATACTGAACAGGGTCTCAAACACCTTCAGCGTGTGTGTTGTGTGCTCACGTGCCACACGGTGTCTCCTGCACACAACCCAGTGTACACACCACCCACGTGCACACAGCGTCCTTCCACACTGTATGTGAACAGCCTGGGCCCTGCAAACACAACCATCTGCACACACCTACACCCCCAAGCACACACACGTGGTCCGTGCCATGTCACCTCCATAGGGAAAGGCTTCTCTCCAAGCGTGCCAGGCCAGGACAGCCCTCCTAGCCATGAATCCTTACTCAGCTACCTCGGGTTGGGGTGGGAGCCCCAGCCAAATCCTGGGCTCCCTGCCTGTGGCTCGGCCCCAGCTCCCAAGACCTGCCTGGCTGTGTCTGAACAGAAGGTCT is from Macaca thibetana thibetana isolate TM-01 chromosome 16, ASM2454274v1, whole genome shotgun sequence and encodes:
- the P2RX1 gene encoding P2X purinoceptor 1 gives rise to the protein MARRFQEELAAFLFEYDTPRMVLVRNKKVGVIFRLIQLVVLVYVIGWVFLYEKGYQTSSGLISSVSVKLKGLAVTQLPGLGPQVWDVADYVFPAQGDNSFVVMTNFIVTPKQTQGYCAEHPEGGICKDDSGCTPGKAKRKAQGIRTGKCVAFNDTLKTCEIFGWCPVEVDDDIPRPALLREAENFTLFIKNSISFPRFKVNRRNLVEEVNAAYMKTCLYHKTLHPLCPVFQLGYVVQESGQNFSSLAEKGGVVGITIDWHCDLDWHVRHCKPIYEFHGLYEEKNLSPGFNFRFARHFVENGTNHRHLFKVFGIRFDILVDGKAGKFDIIPTMTTIGSGIGIFGVATVLCDLLLLHILPKRHYYKQKKFKYAEDMGPGADERDLAATGSTLGLQENMRTS